Proteins found in one uncultured Desulfuromonas sp. genomic segment:
- a CDS encoding TonB-dependent receptor: protein MKKRGLLALYGVVLTGLMCLPLTAAAEQSVAMDDVVVTATRTASATTGGTSVSVITAQEIAAKQLTTVEEVLKTTPGIDVVANGGLGTQSSVFIRGADSKNTLILVDGVMFNDPSGSNRGADLAHLTTDNIERIEIVRGPMSVLYGSNATAGVINIITKRGSGTPHAALSAEAGSYGTWKLSGNGSGAVGKAHYSLGVSRLESDGFSIADDDNSHIPHDGNTSEDDGYENTTVSGKFGVEISEDFEIVATLRYLDAEVDLDAWGPGYTGDRFGGWPDYAPQPNGKTDYHNETEEYLGRLDIKNRFFNDALTSDLYVQGSRHERDGYDNDGAQSYDYVGESREIGWQGSYRVNAANTLTVGGALFREEMESDSSGISKKDADTTSFWAQEQLRLGSSFELVAGVRYDDHDRFGDKTTYRLAPSYVTDFGLVLKASYGTGFRAPSLYELYSSYGSEDLDAEESEGWDVGFEQEFASANLLVGVTYFEQTFEDRIDFDMATWHYSQLPGDTETRGVETFVQWRPVDAVLLRLNYTYNDTQDPDGARLTRRALNKVNLTASYTQGPFGVNLDCRWVGERDAISSAADENGNSVSTLDAYTVVNLAARYDITENLCLFGRVDNLFDEFYEEAWSYATPGLSGYAGVKVTF from the coding sequence AACAACTGACTACGGTCGAGGAGGTGCTGAAGACCACGCCGGGCATCGATGTTGTGGCCAACGGTGGTCTGGGAACCCAGTCATCGGTGTTCATTCGCGGCGCGGATTCGAAAAACACCCTGATTCTGGTCGACGGGGTGATGTTTAATGACCCCTCCGGTTCCAATCGCGGTGCCGATCTCGCCCATTTGACCACGGACAATATTGAGCGGATCGAAATCGTCCGCGGCCCCATGAGCGTGCTCTACGGCAGTAATGCCACCGCCGGTGTCATCAACATTATCACCAAGCGCGGCAGCGGTACGCCGCACGCCGCCCTCAGCGCGGAAGCCGGGTCTTACGGCACTTGGAAATTGTCCGGCAACGGCTCCGGCGCCGTCGGCAAGGCCCATTACAGCCTCGGCGTCTCGCGGCTGGAGTCGGACGGCTTCTCCATTGCCGACGATGACAACAGCCATATTCCCCATGACGGCAATACCTCCGAAGATGACGGCTATGAAAACACCACGGTTTCGGGAAAATTCGGTGTGGAGATCAGCGAGGATTTTGAAATTGTCGCCACCTTGCGCTATCTCGATGCCGAGGTGGACCTTGACGCCTGGGGCCCCGGCTATACCGGCGACCGCTTCGGCGGCTGGCCGGACTATGCCCCCCAGCCCAACGGCAAAACAGACTACCATAATGAAACCGAGGAATATCTCGGCCGTCTGGATATCAAAAACCGCTTTTTCAACGACGCCCTCACCTCGGACCTCTACGTGCAAGGCTCCCGCCACGAACGCGACGGTTATGACAATGACGGCGCGCAATCTTATGATTACGTCGGCGAATCCCGGGAAATCGGCTGGCAGGGCAGTTACCGGGTCAATGCCGCCAACACCCTGACGGTGGGCGGGGCGCTGTTTCGCGAGGAGATGGAAAGCGATTCGTCCGGCATCTCCAAAAAGGACGCCGACACCACGAGTTTCTGGGCCCAAGAGCAGCTGCGTCTCGGCAGCTCGTTTGAGCTGGTGGCCGGGGTGCGTTATGACGACCATGATCGTTTCGGCGACAAAACCACCTATCGCCTGGCACCGTCCTATGTCACTGATTTCGGTCTGGTGCTCAAAGCCAGCTACGGCACCGGCTTTCGCGCCCCTTCGTTGTATGAGCTGTACTCTTCCTACGGCAGCGAAGACCTGGATGCCGAAGAGAGCGAAGGCTGGGATGTCGGCTTCGAGCAGGAATTCGCTTCCGCCAACCTGCTGGTGGGCGTGACCTACTTTGAGCAGACCTTTGAGGACCGCATCGATTTCGACATGGCCACCTGGCACTACAGCCAACTGCCCGGCGACACCGAAACGCGCGGGGTGGAAACCTTTGTCCAGTGGCGTCCCGTTGATGCGGTTCTGCTGCGGCTCAACTACACCTATAACGATACTCAGGACCCCGACGGTGCACGTCTGACCCGGCGGGCACTCAACAAGGTCAACCTGACGGCGTCCTACACCCAGGGGCCGTTCGGGGTGAATCTCGACTGCCGCTGGGTCGGTGAGCGGGATGCCATCTCTTCGGCCGCCGACGAAAACGGCAACAGCGTCAGTACGCTGGACGCCTATACGGTCGTCAACCTGGCCGCACGCTACGACATCACGGAAAATCTGTGCCTGTTCGGTCGCGTCGACAACCTGTTTGACGAATTCTACGAAGAAGCCTGGAGCTATGCCACGCCCGGTCTTTCCGGTTATGCCGGGGTCAAGGTGACCTTCTAA
- a CDS encoding adenosylcobinamide amidohydrolase: MTNKHVLPTLLLTALLLLSAAPGHAASVWTDAFGRDITFSQAPQRVVSLVPTVTEMLLRLGVDEPLLAVTYHSHMPPEVAGKSRIGGFFAPDLARVAALEPQVVFYSAIQKEVPDYFADSATVLIEVDTRSIDGAFASLLKLGELFNCRDRAEQLLAMNRDQLQLIAAKVAKIPLERRKKVMRLMGRDRIMTPGADSFQNELIRAAGGIPPDFTAQGAIVPVSLEQWRHFNPQVIYGCGDDNSAVAPILAEDGWRDVTAVRDGNIFHYACDLTCRAGTNIGYFVAWLAADIYQDEFSQPENVVEPDAIVTERRLDVPLTYVKQARVVHSRIDDFVHKTLRVDLKQPMTVVSTLEGQRQGISVVGNSYSPPPTWRMLHHKGLAAGRAEVLRSLGLAQEESSLLFTGADMDNLAIVQTRYRQMEVFALVTAGVRSNAVRMSQDVGAFYEPGTINMLLLSNVRLSPRAMTRAIISATEAKTAALQDLDIRSAYSGDRHQATGTGTDNIIVVEGEGVAVDNAGGHSKLGELIGKAVYQGVREAVYRQNGIVGERNIFARLKDRGYSVRGLVDARSFRDQKQFSWVIAELESLLLNERYAGFVASALALSDQYESGLVTDLDAFDSWCAQLAGDIAAKDQVDISAGYTSDSLPPVIRHAFDAILSGLMARESL, encoded by the coding sequence ATGACGAACAAACACGTTTTACCGACACTTCTGCTCACGGCGCTGTTGCTGTTATCTGCCGCGCCCGGCCATGCCGCCTCGGTGTGGACCGATGCTTTCGGCCGTGACATTACGTTTTCCCAGGCGCCGCAACGGGTGGTGTCGTTGGTGCCGACGGTGACGGAAATGCTGCTGCGCCTTGGTGTTGATGAACCGCTGCTGGCCGTAACCTATCACAGCCACATGCCGCCCGAAGTTGCCGGCAAGTCGCGCATCGGCGGTTTTTTTGCGCCGGACCTGGCGCGGGTCGCCGCCCTCGAACCGCAGGTGGTGTTTTACTCAGCGATCCAGAAAGAGGTGCCGGACTACTTTGCCGACAGCGCAACCGTGCTGATCGAGGTGGATACCCGTTCCATTGACGGGGCGTTTGCGAGTCTGCTCAAACTCGGTGAGCTGTTCAACTGCCGCGACCGTGCTGAGCAACTGCTCGCGATGAACCGTGACCAGTTGCAGCTGATCGCCGCGAAAGTGGCGAAAATTCCCTTGGAACGGCGCAAAAAAGTGATGCGATTGATGGGGCGGGACCGGATCATGACGCCGGGAGCCGATTCCTTCCAGAATGAGCTGATCCGCGCCGCCGGCGGCATTCCGCCGGATTTTACCGCCCAAGGTGCCATTGTCCCGGTTTCACTGGAGCAGTGGCGTCACTTCAACCCGCAAGTGATCTATGGCTGCGGTGACGACAACAGCGCTGTGGCGCCGATTCTTGCCGAGGACGGTTGGCGGGATGTCACTGCGGTTCGGGACGGCAATATCTTCCATTATGCCTGTGACCTGACCTGTCGGGCCGGGACCAATATCGGCTATTTTGTTGCGTGGCTGGCCGCTGATATCTATCAGGACGAATTTTCTCAGCCGGAAAATGTGGTCGAGCCGGACGCGATTGTCACCGAGCGCCGCCTGGACGTGCCGTTGACGTATGTCAAACAGGCCCGCGTGGTTCATAGTCGCATCGATGATTTTGTTCATAAGACCCTGCGTGTCGATTTGAAACAGCCGATGACGGTGGTATCGACACTCGAAGGGCAGCGGCAGGGGATTTCGGTGGTCGGCAACAGTTACTCCCCTCCGCCAACCTGGAGAATGCTGCACCATAAAGGGCTGGCCGCCGGGCGGGCGGAGGTTCTCCGTTCTCTGGGCCTGGCACAAGAGGAGAGCAGTCTGCTGTTTACCGGGGCCGATATGGACAACCTGGCCATCGTCCAGACCCGTTATCGGCAGATGGAGGTGTTTGCCCTGGTGACCGCCGGTGTTCGAAGCAACGCGGTGCGCATGTCGCAAGACGTTGGCGCATTTTATGAGCCGGGGACCATCAACATGCTGCTGCTCAGTAATGTGCGTTTATCCCCCCGCGCCATGACCCGGGCGATCATTTCCGCAACCGAAGCTAAAACCGCCGCGTTGCAAGACCTTGATATTCGCAGCGCCTATTCCGGCGACCGGCACCAGGCGACCGGGACGGGAACCGATAATATCATTGTTGTCGAGGGCGAAGGCGTTGCCGTTGATAATGCCGGTGGCCACTCCAAATTGGGAGAGCTTATCGGCAAGGCGGTTTATCAAGGGGTCAGGGAGGCGGTGTATCGGCAGAACGGGATCGTGGGTGAGCGGAATATTTTTGCGCGACTCAAGGATCGCGGCTATTCCGTGCGCGGTCTGGTTGATGCCCGGTCTTTTCGCGACCAGAAGCAGTTCAGTTGGGTGATCGCCGAGCTGGAATCGCTGCTGCTCAACGAACGGTACGCCGGGTTTGTTGCTTCGGCCCTGGCCCTCAGTGATCAGTACGAGAGCGGTCTGGTGACCGATCTTGATGCCTTCGACAGTTGGTGCGCCCAGCTTGCCGGTGACATTGCCGCCAAAGACCAGGTCGATATCTCGGCAGGGTACACGAGCGACAGCCTGCCGCCGGTGATCAGGCACGCGTTTGACGCGATTTTGAGCGGTCTGATGGCGCGGGAGTCCCTGTAA